Within the Candidatus Tanganyikabacteria bacterium genome, the region CGAGCCGTGGGTCGTCATGGTGCTGCCGCCCGGCGGCTTCTTCACCATCGGCCTGCTGCTCCTGGCCCTGGCCTGGTGGGAACGGCGGAAGGCCGCGCGGCTGGCCGCGCCGGCAGCCGGCGCGCCGGCCTCGGAAACGCGCGAACTGGTCGGGGGGGCCCGGTAGATGGCGGAACTGGCGATCATCTTCGTCTCGGCGCTGCTCATCAGCAACTTCACGCTGGCGATGTTCCTCGGACTGTGTCCGTTCCTGGGCGTCTCCAAGCAGATCCCCACGGCGCTCCGGATGGGCGCGGCCGACATCTTCGTGCTGACCCTGACGTCGGTTTGCGCCTGGGCGCTCAACACCTACGTCCTGCCCCACGCGCCCTACTTGCGGCTCATCACCTTCATCATCGTCATCGCCTCGCTCGTGCAGATCGTCGAGATGGTGATCAAGAAGCTCAGCCCCACGCTGTTTCGCGAGCTAGGCATCTACCTGCCGCTCATCACCACCAACTGCGCGGTGCTGGGGCTCGCGATGTTCCAGACCAATCGCGGCTACGGCCTGATCGAGGGCCTGGTGTTCGCCGTAGGGGCGGGTCTCGGGCTCACGCTGGCCCTGGTGATGATGGCGTCGCTGCGTGAGACCCTCGACCTGGCCGACGTTCCGAAGGTGGCACAGGGCACGGCCCTGGTCTTCCTGGTCGCGGGCTGCCTGTCGCTGGCGTTCATGGGCTTCGCCGGCCTGCTGAGTGCGGGGTAGGCGCGAGATGGGAACGGGCGATCTAATCGGAATCGTGGCCTGCGCCGCGCTGTTCGTGGCGTTCGGCCTGCTGTATCGGGGCCGCGGCGGAGGAGCTTGCGGCGGCAGTTGCGGCGCGTGCGGGGACAAGCCCCCGGAGCGGTGCCGCTCGGAGGTCGATCATGCGTGAACGCAACCCCGTGCTGGGCCGGCGGGACTTCGTCGTCCTGGGCGTCGGCGCCTTCGTGGCGCTGGCGTTGCCCTTTGCCTGGGCGCGGCCTGGGTTGTTGCGACGGCAGGTCCCGGTGATGGGCACCATCGCGGAGTTCGCCGTGGCGGCCGGCGGGCTGCCGGGCGAGCGCGAACGGGCGCAGCGCGCCATCGACGCGGCCATCGCCGAGTTGCTGGACGTCGAGCGACGCATGACGCGCTTCGAGGCCGGCTCGGACGTCTCGCGGGCCAACGAGGGAGCGGCGCGGGCGCCCGTAGAGATCGGCCGGGATACCGGCCTCGTGCTGCGCGAAGCCCTGCGCTGGGCGCGCGCCACGGACGGCCGGTTCGATCCGGCGCTCGGCCGAGCCACGGCGCTCTGGGATGTCGCGCGGCGCAAGTCGCCGCCGCCCGCCGCGCTGTTCACGCGGCTCGCCGGCCGCGACCTGTATCGCGCGGTCAGCCTGGCCGGCGATCTCGACCGGCCGGCGGTGCGGTTCGAGGATGCCGACGTGGCGCTGGATCTGGGCGGCATCGCAAAGGGCTACGGCGTGGATCGGGCGGCCGCGGCGTTGCGGTCGCATGGCGTCGAGAACGCGCTGATCAACGTGGGCGGCGATCTGGTGGCCCTGGGTGCCGCACCGGGCGAGGATCACTGGCGGGTCGGCGTCCGGTCGCCGCAGGCCCCCGGCGCGCTGGCGGGCGAACTGGCCGTCCGCGACATCGCGGTGGCCACCTCGGGAGACTACGAGCAGTTCTTCGCGTACGGCGGCAGGCGGTACCACCACCTGCTGGATCCCGAGACCGGCGCGCCGCGCCTCGCTTCCTTCCACAGCGTGACCGTCGAGGCCCCCACGTGCATGGCCGCCGACGCGGGCGCCACGGCCGTCTTCGGCCTCCCGCCGGCCGCGGCCGGCCGCCTCCTGGCCCTCGCCGCGCCGGGGGCGCGGGTGGCGAGCGTGGTGTAGCGCGAGGCGCCGCTTGGCGTTGCCAGCCGGGATGGCCTGCTGGTAAGCTCCTGCAGCCATGACGCCCGAGCAGACCATGCGGCCGCCCGAGACCCTGTCCCCCGGCTTCACCGTGCGGGAGGCCGCGGCCGCCGACGGGCAGGCCATTCGAGACCTGGTTTACGGTGTCCTGGCCGAGTATGGCCTGGAGCCCGATCCCGCGGCCACCGACGCGGATATCCAGGACGTCGCGGCATCCTACGGAGCGCGCGGCGGCGTCTTCGAGGTGGTCGAAGACGCGGGGGGGCGGTGCGTCGGCACGGTCGGCCTGTACCCCCTGGATGACGGGGTCTGCGAACTGCGCAAGATGTACCTGGCCAGGGACGCCCGGGGGCACGGCCTGGGCAAGCGCTTGCTCGCGCGCACGGTGGACCGGGCCCGGGCTCTCGGGTTCCGGCGGGTCGAACTGGAGACCGCCAGCGCGCTCGTGGAGGCGATCGGCCTCTACCGGCGCTTCGGGTTCCAGGCCAAGGCCAGCGGACACATGTCGCCGCGCTGCGACCAGGCGTTCTACCTGGATCTGGACACGACCGGGCGGCCCAGCAGCACCGACCGGTAGGTCTTGCCCAGCCACTGGATGTGGCCGATGCGGCGGTAGCCCATCTTCTCGTAGTAACCGGGCAACCACGGATGGTTCTCCGGCGTGTCCAGGA harbors:
- a CDS encoding RnfABCDGE type electron transport complex subunit A; its protein translation is MAELAIIFVSALLISNFTLAMFLGLCPFLGVSKQIPTALRMGAADIFVLTLTSVCAWALNTYVLPHAPYLRLITFIIVIASLVQIVEMVIKKLSPTLFRELGIYLPLITTNCAVLGLAMFQTNRGYGLIEGLVFAVGAGLGLTLALVMMASLRETLDLADVPKVAQGTALVFLVAGCLSLAFMGFAGLLSAG
- a CDS encoding GNAT family N-acetyltransferase, producing the protein MRPPETLSPGFTVREAAAADGQAIRDLVYGVLAEYGLEPDPAATDADIQDVAASYGARGGVFEVVEDAGGRCVGTVGLYPLDDGVCELRKMYLARDARGHGLGKRLLARTVDRARALGFRRVELETASALVEAIGLYRRFGFQAKASGHMSPRCDQAFYLDLDTTGRPSSTDR
- a CDS encoding FAD:protein FMN transferase, coding for MRERNPVLGRRDFVVLGVGAFVALALPFAWARPGLLRRQVPVMGTIAEFAVAAGGLPGERERAQRAIDAAIAELLDVERRMTRFEAGSDVSRANEGAARAPVEIGRDTGLVLREALRWARATDGRFDPALGRATALWDVARRKSPPPAALFTRLAGRDLYRAVSLAGDLDRPAVRFEDADVALDLGGIAKGYGVDRAAAALRSHGVENALINVGGDLVALGAAPGEDHWRVGVRSPQAPGALAGELAVRDIAVATSGDYEQFFAYGGRRYHHLLDPETGAPRLASFHSVTVEAPTCMAADAGATAVFGLPPAAAGRLLALAAPGARVASVV